In a single window of the Hippocampus zosterae strain Florida chromosome 6, ASM2543408v3, whole genome shotgun sequence genome:
- the bri3bp gene encoding BRI3-binding protein → MKATTGVLLMLVLSACVLSLAQAARSRPSSQNSFRKAANGVYQTLSNVFGEENIRGLYKFFSKTTERFVHGVDSFLDTIWKIWVDFLDVMGIDSSNLSHYFSPASLSSNPARALPLMAGALAALWLLSLFLGGVFYVLHILFGRFFWLARVVLLAMACLYVLQKFEGDPERALLPLCVIMALYFMTGPVGVYWRRGTSSLEEKINQLDTQIRLLNIRLSRFIDGLERMDE, encoded by the exons ATGAAGGCGACTACGGGTGTATTGCTTATGTTGGTGCTGTCCGCGTGCGTGCTCTCGTTGGCCCAAGCAGCCAGGAGCCGGCCCAGCAGCCAGAACAGTTTCCGAAAGGCGGCCAACGGCGTCTATCAGACGCTGAGCAACGTGTTCGGCGAAGAGAACATCCGAGGCCTTTACAAG TTCTTCTCCAAAACAACAGAGCGCTTTGTTCATGGCGTGGACTCCTTCCTTGACACTATCTGGAAAATCTGGGTTGATTTCCTTGATGTGATGGGAATTGACT CATCCAACCTGAGCCACTACTTCAGCCCGGCATCCCTGAGCAGCAACCCAGCACGCGCCCTGCCCCTCATGGCCGGTGCCCTTGCAGCCCTGTGGTTGCTGTCTCTGTTCCTGGGTGGGGTGTTCTACGTGCTGCATATTTTGTTCGGCCGCTTCTTCTGGCTGGCGCGTGTGGTTCTGCTGGCAATGGCCTGCCTATACGTGCTGCAGAAGTTCGAGGGCGACCCAGAGCGCGCACTGCTGCCGCTGTGCGTCATCATGGCACTGTACTTCATGACTGGTCCCGTGGGTGTGTACTGGCGACGCGGTACCAGCTCGCTGGAGGAGAAGATAAATCAATTGGATACTCAGATCCGCCTGCTCAACATCCGGCTGAGTCGGTTCATCGATGGCCTAGAGCGCATGGATGagtaa